A genomic window from Methanobrevibacter sp. TLL-48-HuF1 includes:
- the hisH gene encoding imidazole glycerol phosphate synthase subunit HisH encodes MITIIDYKSGNLKSISNGFKKIGCDVEITSSIEKIADSDYLVLPGVGAFGSAMENLEEFKKVIHEHVDSDKAFLGICLGQQVLMDSSEESPNVEGLKLFEGQAQYLPEGLKIPHMGWNKLNVVKECPILEGVDKEYFYFVHSFHVVPDNDEIIAGTCNYGIDVVAALSRNNLFSTQFHPEKSGVAGLKILKNFVNLEL; translated from the coding sequence ATGATAACGATTATTGATTATAAAAGCGGAAATTTAAAAAGCATTTCCAATGGCTTTAAAAAAATTGGATGTGATGTTGAAATTACCAGCAGCATTGAGAAAATAGCTGACAGTGATTATCTGGTTCTTCCGGGAGTTGGAGCTTTTGGCAGTGCAATGGAAAATCTTGAAGAATTTAAAAAAGTAATTCATGAACATGTAGACAGTGATAAGGCATTTTTGGGAATTTGTTTAGGTCAGCAGGTTCTTATGGACTCAAGTGAAGAAAGTCCGAATGTTGAGGGTTTAAAATTATTTGAAGGTCAGGCACAATATCTTCCAGAAGGGCTTAAAATACCTCATATGGGCTGGAACAAATTAAATGTTGTTAAAGAATGCCCAATTTTGGAAGGTGTTGATAAAGAGTACTTTTATTTTGTTCATTCTTTTCATGTTGTTCCGGATAATGATGAAATAATTGCAGGCACCTGTAATTATGGAATTGATGTTGTTGCAGCATTAAGTAGAAATAATTTATTTTCAACACAGTTTCACCCGGAAAAAAGTGGAGTTGCAGGTTTAAAGATATTAAAGAATTTTGTTAATTTAGAATTATGA
- a CDS encoding amidohydrolase family protein, with protein METLIKNVNILNPNEEIQTSCNVLIEDKHIKQISGKELSVKDNVKIIDGQDNYLMPGFIDCHAHIMANGFHKEENMANPLALHFYNAIKHGKQTVDAGVTTIKDCGPADIGVKIAQKKGLFIAPKMEISVTPLVSTGGHFDLFLPSGFDMEIVYPGFPKGRCDGSLEVLKKTREIKRAGADFIKVMASGGVLTTNTSPDYPQFNVEELKTIVDEAHVNDLKVSAHCHSLKGINNCIDVGFDSIEHGTFIDKKTSRKMAENNVKLVPTMLVHDFLYHSGFPAWDNYAAEKTAKLKEIVKVHKENIAVAYGEGVDLLMGTDSGVIAHGHNLEELIHLTDVGMSNDEAIASGTIKAAEFICKEDSLGSVSENKIADLILVNGNPLDDVSILADNDNILKVIQDGCLVKDI; from the coding sequence ATGGAAACTTTAATTAAAAATGTAAATATTTTAAATCCAAATGAAGAAATTCAAACTTCATGCAATGTTTTAATTGAAGATAAGCACATTAAACAAATATCTGGAAAGGAACTGTCTGTTAAAGACAATGTTAAAATCATTGACGGACAGGATAATTATCTGATGCCGGGGTTTATTGATTGTCATGCACATATTATGGCTAATGGCTTTCACAAAGAAGAAAACATGGCAAATCCTTTAGCACTACATTTTTACAATGCAATTAAACATGGAAAACAGACAGTTGATGCAGGTGTTACAACAATTAAAGACTGTGGTCCTGCAGATATCGGAGTTAAAATAGCTCAAAAAAAAGGTTTATTTATAGCTCCTAAAATGGAAATATCAGTCACTCCTTTAGTATCAACAGGAGGACACTTTGATTTATTTTTACCATCAGGTTTTGACATGGAAATAGTTTATCCTGGATTTCCTAAGGGAAGATGTGATGGGTCTCTGGAAGTTCTAAAAAAGACCCGTGAAATAAAAAGAGCAGGAGCAGACTTTATTAAAGTCATGGCTAGTGGGGGAGTCTTAACAACAAACACGTCTCCAGATTATCCTCAGTTCAATGTTGAAGAACTTAAAACAATAGTTGATGAAGCTCATGTTAATGATTTAAAGGTTTCAGCTCACTGCCACAGTTTAAAAGGGATTAATAACTGTATAGATGTGGGATTTGATTCTATAGAGCATGGAACATTCATTGATAAAAAAACATCTCGTAAAATGGCTGAAAATAATGTAAAATTAGTTCCAACAATGTTGGTTCATGATTTTTTATATCATAGCGGATTTCCTGCATGGGATAATTATGCAGCTGAAAAAACAGCCAAATTAAAAGAAATAGTTAAAGTTCACAAAGAAAATATAGCTGTAGCTTATGGGGAAGGAGTGGATTTATTAATGGGAACAGATAGTGGAGTAATTGCCCATGGACATAATCTGGAAGAATTAATTCATTTAACAGATGTTGGAATGAGTAATGATGAAGCTATAGCTAGTGGAACAATAAAAGCTGCAGAGTTCATTTGTAAAGAAGATTCATTAGGTTCAGTTAGTGAAAATAAAATAGCTGATTTAATTTTAGTCAATGGTAATCCTTTAGATGATGTAAGTATTTTAGCTGATAACGACAATATTCTAAAAGTTATTCAGGACGGATGTCTTGTTAAAGACATTTAA
- a CDS encoding AIR synthase-related protein gives MDIEGFVRKRIDDYSYEDLTALLASRIREYKDLSEENSCKMAEAVIDEVKTTLELNSLDDDFLKEIVDIPKADVAMGKMGVGSRGAGDFFVHRKIAEIVSSTDTASLVNPSEQDDGGVVKAPVKNDEVYVTTAVDGIHSRLSDYPFLGGFHVTRATLRDVCVMGADPVAILSDVHLADDGDVGKIFDFTAGVAAVSELVDVPIVAGSTLRVGGDMVLGDRFVSAVGSVGVSDYPPTARKGATEGDVILLTEGSGGGTITTTALYNGFFDVIWDTLNVNFVQASHALFEADLIKDIHAMTDVTNGGLRGDAHEISNTTGVGLEFYEKEIRDCVAPKVLNMLETLNIDPLGVSTDSLMLIAPPEIVGDIKKAVAKYDVPIREIGKVDNSGEPNLIKEDGNVEKLVPLFREAAYTKVKKFVGDTTPEDFEIMKEKVQKACDESILKKEKVVKHIREN, from the coding sequence ATGGATATTGAAGGTTTTGTAAGAAAAAGAATTGATGATTACTCATATGAAGATTTAACTGCTCTTTTAGCAAGTAGAATTAGAGAATACAAAGATTTGTCTGAAGAAAACTCATGTAAAATGGCTGAAGCTGTTATTGATGAAGTAAAAACTACTTTGGAATTAAATTCTCTTGATGATGATTTTTTAAAAGAAATTGTAGATATTCCAAAAGCAGATGTGGCTATGGGAAAAATGGGTGTAGGTTCTCGCGGAGCTGGAGATTTCTTTGTTCACAGAAAAATTGCAGAAATAGTTTCCAGTACAGATACAGCTTCATTGGTAAACCCTTCTGAACAGGATGATGGGGGAGTAGTTAAAGCACCAGTTAAAAATGATGAAGTTTATGTAACAACTGCAGTTGATGGAATACATTCTCGTTTAAGTGACTATCCGTTTTTAGGAGGATTCCATGTTACAAGAGCTACTTTAAGAGATGTTTGTGTAATGGGAGCAGATCCTGTAGCTATTTTAAGTGATGTTCATCTGGCAGATGATGGGGATGTTGGTAAGATATTTGATTTTACTGCAGGTGTAGCAGCAGTATCTGAACTTGTTGATGTTCCGATAGTGGCAGGAAGTACATTACGTGTAGGTGGAGACATGGTTTTAGGCGATAGATTTGTTTCTGCTGTAGGAAGTGTCGGGGTATCAGATTATCCTCCAACTGCAAGAAAAGGAGCAACTGAAGGTGATGTGATTTTACTTACAGAAGGTTCTGGTGGAGGAACTATTACAACAACTGCATTATATAATGGGTTTTTTGATGTAATATGGGATACATTAAATGTAAACTTTGTACAGGCATCTCATGCACTTTTTGAAGCTGATTTAATTAAAGATATCCATGCAATGACTGACGTAACAAATGGGGGATTACGTGGAGATGCACATGAAATATCCAATACAACAGGAGTAGGTTTAGAGTTCTATGAAAAAGAAATTCGTGACTGCGTAGCTCCAAAAGTATTAAACATGCTTGAAACATTAAATATAGATCCGTTAGGTGTTTCAACTGATTCATTAATGTTGATTGCACCTCCTGAAATTGTTGGAGATATTAAAAAAGCAGTAGCTAAATATGATGTTCCTATTCGTGAAATTGGTAAGGTTGATAATTCTGGTGAACCAAACTTAATTAAAGAAGATGGAAATGTTGAAAAACTGGTTCCATTATTTAGGGAAGCTGCTTATACTAAAGTTAAAAAGTTCGTTGGAGATACAACACCTGAAGACTTTGAAATCATGAAGGAAAAAGTTCAAAAGGCATGTGATGAATCCATACTTAAAAAAGAAAAAGTGGTAAAACACATCCGTGAAAATTAA
- a CDS encoding C-GCAxxG-C-C family protein, which translates to MDLDSELVEEKIRKYRVFKSCSQSTLMGLCEVANHPMSQARLCALASGFSGGIGGTFDEGTCGALTGALIALGFLEDDEIKIKMDAKKLYDAFKKEYGSVQCGIISKNGEDKSPCVDCCVYAANEAIKLLKE; encoded by the coding sequence ATGGACTTAGATTCAGAATTAGTAGAAGAAAAAATTAGAAAATATCGTGTTTTTAAAAGTTGTTCCCAATCAACCCTCATGGGGCTTTGTGAAGTAGCTAATCATCCAATGAGTCAAGCCAGATTATGCGCATTAGCTAGTGGATTTTCAGGTGGAATTGGAGGTACTTTTGATGAAGGAACCTGTGGTGCTTTAACTGGAGCATTAATAGCATTGGGATTTTTAGAAGATGACGAAATTAAAATAAAAATGGATGCTAAAAAATTATATGATGCTTTTAAAAAAGAATATGGTTCAGTTCAATGCGGTATAATTTCAAAAAATGGAGAAGACAAATCCCCATGTGTTGACTGCTGTGTTTATGCAGCTAACGAAGCAATAAAATTATTAAAAGAATAA
- a CDS encoding helix-turn-helix transcriptional regulator: METKIKEFRNEKGLSQQKLADLTGVTRQTINALENARYNPSLLLAFRITKILDKENIEDVFIIDDGE; the protein is encoded by the coding sequence TTGGAAACTAAAATTAAAGAATTTCGTAATGAAAAAGGATTAAGTCAACAAAAATTGGCAGATTTAACTGGTGTCACAAGACAAACAATAAATGCCTTGGAAAATGCTAGATATAATCCTTCTTTACTTTTAGCCTTTAGAATAACTAAGATTTTAGATAAAGAAAACATTGAGGATGTTTTCATCATTGATGATGGTGAGTGA
- a CDS encoding heavy metal translocating P-type ATPase, with protein MAKLKEMDLPIEGMHCASCVLSLNKTFEKVEGVESVDADLASNKLHLTVNPKKLPFDEIERLVKNLGFELHTDEVTLKLNGMHCASCVMNVENFLIRLDGIFDVKADLTSQTARINYDKTKATVKDMEEVINSLGFEVLGIEGQLEINEDEIYKNDLKDKRNRIIVGFAASAVLMALMYIHWHPFGLSMGIISLIISIIPFLYVSLPTLKAGFNGLVHKNLNMDVMYSMGITVAYLSSILGTFNIVLDHSFMFYETAIMLPSFLLIGRYLEARAKKKTSDSIRELIGLQPTAATLIELDDAGNIVSQKEVDIKEIQIDDTLLVRPGDKIPVDGEVIGGHSYVDESMINGEPIPKAKRDGEEVFAGTINQEGVLHIKAKKIGSETVLSNIIRLVEKAQSSRPPVQKLANTAVSYFIPTILTIAVVVFMLWYFVFDSTLLFALTTLISILVVACPCALGLATPTAVTVGVGRAAEFGILIKNGDTLENAGKIDVAAFDKTGTITEGQPEVDDIICYGISENELVELAASVEKNSNHPIAKAIVRKANDMNLELNQTSSFETITGKGLKAQVDDKDVLAGNKKLLESQNIEIPQCVLEEYENLENLSKTIIFVAIDGAVKGILSLSDKIKANSKRTIEELHKMGIETYMLTGDNKKTALNVASQVGIDNVKAGVLPENKLDIVKNLQKEDKTVLFVGDGINDAPALTQANIGVAMGNGTDIAMESGDIVVMEGDLENVVAAVQFSKKVMTRIKENLFWAFAYNVILIPLAAGVLYAGFGIMFMPEWSALAMALSSVTVISLSLALKGYVPAIKKETKS; from the coding sequence ATGGCAAAACTTAAAGAAATGGATTTGCCTATTGAAGGAATGCATTGTGCTTCTTGTGTTTTAAGTTTAAATAAAACTTTTGAAAAAGTTGAAGGAGTGGAATCAGTAGATGCAGATTTAGCTTCAAATAAACTGCATTTAACTGTCAATCCAAAAAAGCTTCCCTTTGATGAAATTGAAAGATTGGTTAAAAATTTGGGATTTGAACTTCACACTGATGAAGTTACTCTTAAACTTAATGGGATGCATTGTGCTTCTTGTGTCATGAATGTTGAAAACTTTTTAATACGTTTGGATGGCATTTTTGATGTTAAGGCAGATTTAACTTCACAAACAGCACGTATCAATTATGATAAAACAAAAGCAACTGTTAAAGACATGGAGGAAGTTATAAACTCTTTAGGATTTGAAGTACTTGGAATTGAAGGGCAACTTGAAATAAATGAAGATGAAATTTATAAAAATGATTTGAAGGATAAAAGAAATAGGATTATAGTTGGTTTTGCAGCATCAGCTGTTTTAATGGCTTTAATGTATATTCATTGGCATCCATTTGGATTATCTATGGGAATAATTTCTTTAATCATAAGTATTATCCCATTTCTTTATGTATCGTTACCTACACTTAAAGCAGGGTTCAACGGTCTTGTTCATAAGAATTTAAATATGGATGTAATGTATTCAATGGGTATAACTGTTGCATATCTTTCAAGTATTCTTGGAACATTTAACATTGTTCTTGATCATTCATTCATGTTTTATGAAACAGCTATTATGCTTCCATCATTTTTACTTATTGGTAGGTATCTTGAAGCAAGAGCTAAAAAGAAAACTTCTGATTCAATTCGTGAACTTATTGGTCTTCAGCCAACAGCAGCTACTTTAATAGAACTTGACGATGCTGGAAATATAGTATCTCAAAAAGAGGTGGATATTAAAGAAATTCAAATTGATGATACTTTACTTGTTCGTCCTGGAGATAAAATACCTGTAGATGGTGAAGTAATTGGTGGTCATTCTTATGTTGATGAATCAATGATTAATGGTGAACCAATTCCTAAAGCTAAAAGAGATGGTGAAGAAGTATTTGCAGGTACTATTAATCAGGAGGGCGTTTTACATATTAAAGCTAAAAAGATTGGTAGTGAAACTGTATTGTCAAATATTATTCGTTTGGTTGAAAAAGCTCAAAGTTCCAGACCTCCAGTTCAAAAACTAGCTAATACTGCAGTTAGTTATTTCATACCAACAATTTTAACAATAGCTGTCGTTGTATTCATGTTGTGGTACTTTGTATTTGACTCTACTTTGTTGTTTGCACTTACAACTTTAATTTCAATTTTAGTTGTAGCCTGTCCATGTGCATTAGGTTTAGCTACTCCGACAGCAGTAACTGTAGGTGTTGGCAGAGCTGCAGAATTTGGTATTCTGATTAAAAATGGCGATACTCTGGAAAATGCAGGTAAAATTGATGTAGCAGCATTTGATAAAACAGGAACCATAACTGAAGGTCAGCCGGAAGTGGATGATATTATCTGCTATGGAATCAGTGAAAATGAACTAGTTGAACTTGCAGCCAGTGTAGAGAAAAATTCAAACCACCCTATAGCTAAGGCAATTGTCAGAAAAGCAAATGACATGAATCTGGAACTTAATCAAACTTCATCATTTGAAACCATAACGGGAAAAGGTTTAAAAGCTCAAGTTGATGATAAAGATGTTTTAGCAGGAAATAAAAAGCTTTTGGAGTCTCAGAATATTGAAATTCCTCAATGTGTTCTGGAAGAATACGAGAATTTAGAAAATCTTAGCAAAACTATAATTTTTGTAGCTATTGATGGTGCAGTTAAAGGTATTTTAAGCTTATCTGATAAAATTAAAGCTAATTCTAAAAGAACTATTGAAGAATTGCACAAAATGGGCATTGAAACATATATGCTTACAGGAGATAACAAGAAAACTGCATTAAATGTAGCTAGCCAAGTGGGTATTGATAATGTAAAAGCAGGAGTTTTGCCTGAAAACAAATTAGACATTGTTAAAAACCTTCAAAAAGAAGATAAAACAGTTTTATTTGTTGGAGATGGTATTAATGATGCGCCGGCACTTACTCAGGCTAATATTGGTGTAGCTATGGGTAATGGAACAGATATTGCTATGGAAAGTGGGGATATTGTTGTAATGGAAGGAGATTTGGAAAATGTGGTTGCTGCTGTGCAGTTTTCTAAAAAAGTAATGACTAGAATTAAAGAAAATTTATTCTGGGCATTTGCATATAATGTTATATTAATTCCACTTGCAGCTGGTGTGCTGTATGCCGGCTTTGGAATAATGTTTATGCCGGAATGGTCTGCTCTTGCAATGGCATTAAGTTCAGTAACAGTTATATCCTTGTCACTTGCTCTTAAAGGATATGTTCCTGCAATAAAAAAAGAAACAAAAAGTTAA
- the cfbD gene encoding Ni-sirohydrochlorin a,c-diamide reductive cyclase catalytic subunit encodes MHPRPSPIAASLYTLRDMNVDVIIMHGPHGCCFRTGRLLESDGVRVLTTAMAENDFILGASEKLENTLKEAYDMFKPEFIGVVGTCASMIIGEDLKEAIANADLDCTVIPVESHGGFGEGDNTEGAIMVLDSAVEYGIIPREEADRQIEMLKKATEIEKTRGMAQGKYIQPNFGDNKEDVAKKIIKALSDGKKVAFVLNAKKETSYLFADILNFDYREVNPENKPIIIANLDENIGLSRIRNHAVNIKQELKADIDYITGGLDEYPVTGKAAADYLKKNPVDLYVVCGVPHAFPVEEIECESIAVTDGPRLVEPLRDLGYDNVVAELDAHSKTLGTDKIVFSDFGGMIRSAIDWK; translated from the coding sequence ATGCATCCAAGACCAAGTCCCATAGCTGCATCTCTTTATACTTTAAGAGACATGAATGTTGATGTTATTATAATGCATGGACCTCATGGTTGTTGTTTTAGAACTGGCAGACTTTTAGAAAGTGATGGTGTACGTGTTTTAACTACAGCAATGGCCGAAAATGACTTTATTTTAGGAGCTAGTGAAAAACTAGAGAATACATTAAAAGAAGCTTATGATATGTTTAAACCGGAGTTTATAGGTGTTGTAGGTACATGTGCCAGTATGATTATTGGTGAAGACTTAAAAGAAGCAATTGCTAATGCTGATTTAGATTGTACAGTTATTCCTGTTGAATCTCACGGAGGATTTGGTGAAGGAGATAATACCGAAGGAGCAATTATGGTTTTAGATTCTGCTGTCGAGTACGGGATAATTCCGCGTGAAGAGGCGGACCGTCAAATTGAAATGCTTAAAAAAGCCACTGAAATAGAAAAAACCAGAGGAATGGCTCAGGGAAAATACATTCAACCTAATTTTGGAGATAATAAGGAAGATGTGGCTAAAAAAATCATAAAAGCATTAAGCGATGGTAAAAAAGTCGCATTTGTATTAAATGCTAAAAAAGAAACTTCCTATTTATTTGCAGATATTTTAAACTTTGATTATCGTGAAGTTAATCCGGAAAATAAACCAATAATTATAGCTAATTTAGATGAAAATATCGGCCTTTCAAGAATTAGAAATCATGCAGTTAATATTAAACAGGAGTTAAAAGCAGATATTGATTATATTACTGGTGGATTAGATGAGTATCCGGTAACTGGAAAAGCTGCTGCAGACTACTTAAAGAAAAACCCTGTTGATTTGTATGTTGTATGCGGTGTTCCTCATGCATTTCCTGTTGAAGAAATTGAATGTGAATCAATAGCTGTAACTGATGGGCCTCGTTTAGTTGAACCATTAAGAGATTTAGGTTATGATAATGTAGTTGCAGAACTTGATGCTCACTCAAAAACTTTAGGAACTGATAAAATTGTTTTTTCTGACTTTGGAGGAATGATTAGGTCAGCTATTGACTGGAAGTAG
- a CDS encoding DUF126 domain-containing protein: MIDCRNIAKGKDSGELIVSNEPISFLGGVDPETGIVIDPNHELKGQSIKDKVLFIPGGKGSTVGSYVIFQMKKNNTAPKAIICLNAEPIIATGAIMSDIPMVDSPEVTDKLKNGVLVEVDGDNGKIAIL; the protein is encoded by the coding sequence ATGATTGACTGTAGAAATATTGCTAAAGGAAAGGATAGTGGAGAATTAATAGTAAGCAACGAACCAATTAGTTTTTTAGGTGGGGTGGATCCCGAAACTGGAATTGTAATTGATCCAAATCATGAACTTAAGGGTCAATCCATTAAAGATAAAGTTTTATTCATTCCCGGAGGAAAAGGTTCAACTGTCGGATCTTATGTTATATTTCAAATGAAAAAAAATAATACTGCACCTAAAGCCATCATATGTTTAAATGCAGAACCAATTATTGCTACTGGAGCTATAATGTCTGATATTCCAATGGTTGACTCTCCAGAAGTCACTGATAAACTAAAAAATGGTGTTTTAGTTGAAGTTGATGGGGACAATGGTAAAATAGCTATTTTATAA
- the purB gene encoding adenylosuccinate lyase, with amino-acid sequence MAIHPIEYRYGTPEMKSIWETENKLQRKLDVESALAQAEGKLGIIPQEVADEIAAKANTKYVKLERVDEIEAQTKHDIAALVKAIGEVCDNDAGEYVHFGATSNDVVDSSNSLLLNDSIEVLKEKVEKLTKIMLDLTKENIDKVCIGRTHGQHALPTTYGMKFGIWADELHRQYERLENAQKNVCVSMMDGAVGTTAALGEDGWKIHKEVANILGLPAATITNQVVQRDNHVEFISTLANIASTLDKIALEIRSLQRTELMELGEYFDPEKQVGSSTMPHKMNPITAERICGIARIVKSFVNAALDNNPLWHERDLTNSSCERIMFPESCILTDYILNLTIKLMSNLVFYDENIERNLNLTNGLIMAERLMAELTRSGMGKQTAYGIVRRNAIKANKEGGLLGELILEEEDVQKYLTPEDVEKIMNPHTYIGSSKTIINELLEQSKEWFK; translated from the coding sequence ATGGCTATACATCCAATAGAATACAGATATGGTACTCCTGAAATGAAATCCATTTGGGAAACTGAAAACAAATTACAGAGAAAATTAGATGTAGAATCTGCTCTAGCTCAGGCAGAAGGAAAACTTGGCATAATTCCTCAAGAAGTAGCAGATGAAATAGCAGCTAAAGCTAATACCAAATATGTTAAATTAGAAAGAGTAGATGAAATTGAAGCTCAAACTAAACATGACATAGCTGCATTAGTTAAAGCTATTGGAGAAGTCTGTGATAATGATGCTGGAGAATATGTCCACTTCGGAGCTACTTCAAATGATGTTGTAGACAGCTCCAATTCTTTACTTTTAAATGATTCAATTGAAGTTTTAAAAGAAAAAGTAGAAAAATTAACTAAAATAATGCTTGATTTAACTAAAGAAAATATCGATAAAGTCTGCATTGGCCGTACCCATGGTCAGCATGCACTTCCAACTACCTACGGTATGAAATTCGGTATTTGGGCTGATGAACTTCACAGACAATATGAAAGATTGGAAAATGCTCAAAAAAATGTTTGTGTATCTATGATGGATGGTGCAGTTGGTACTACAGCAGCTCTTGGTGAAGACGGATGGAAAATCCATAAAGAAGTAGCTAATATCTTAGGATTACCTGCAGCTACAATTACCAATCAGGTTGTTCAAAGAGACAATCATGTGGAATTCATTTCAACATTAGCTAATATTGCAAGTACTTTAGATAAAATAGCTCTAGAAATCAGAAGCCTCCAAAGAACTGAACTCATGGAACTTGGTGAATACTTTGATCCTGAAAAACAGGTGGGAAGCAGTACAATGCCACATAAAATGAACCCAATTACAGCAGAACGTATTTGTGGTATTGCAAGAATTGTAAAATCATTTGTAAATGCAGCACTTGACAACAACCCTCTCTGGCATGAAAGAGACTTAACCAATTCATCATGTGAAAGAATAATGTTTCCAGAAAGCTGTATTTTAACTGATTACATCCTCAATTTAACTATTAAATTAATGAGCAATTTAGTATTCTACGACGAGAATATTGAAAGAAATTTAAACTTAACTAACGGATTAATTATGGCTGAAAGATTAATGGCAGAACTTACAAGAAGCGGAATGGGAAAACAAACTGCATATGGAATCGTAAGGAGAAATGCTATTAAAGCTAATAAAGAAGGCGGTCTTTTAGGAGAACTTATTTTAGAAGAAGAAGATGTCCAAAAATACCTAACACCTGAAGATGTTGAAAAAATTATGAATCCTCATACATATATCGGTTCATCTAAAACCATTATTAATGAATTACTTGAACAATCTAAAGAATGGTTTAAATAG
- the truD gene encoding tRNA pseudouridine(13) synthase TruD, with protein sequence MLNANTYVTDEEGIGGTIRNQYEDFYVEEIPEVTPTGEGPNIWIWIEKVGRTTLDVVLDIARDLHISRKRMGFAGMKDKKARTRQWICISNMESEEQFRQVKDLEGTIYKTDFLKVVRGRKKLRMGQLKGNKFRILIRDIDDIEKSAEVANNILKELEVTGVPNYFGWQRFGKPRTNTHLVGEALVQNDLKEAVRRYIGNPTGEEHEENQKARQAYDDGNLEESLEFMSKGMRYEKMMVRELIKDAKKGPLDDKAYKNALYALPKPLQRMFVHAYQSYLFNDAVSRRVAMGINRYVEGDIIIDNEERIVRDKTPEEYQKLIDNFEANPTSPLYGTKVPFADGEVGEMEKSVLNSYNLTKEDFEVPKMPRLGSHGLRRSMRIQVWDASAIPTDEGVLTEFSINKGSYATAVLREVMKKDVV encoded by the coding sequence ATGTTAAATGCTAATACTTATGTAACTGATGAAGAAGGAATTGGCGGAACTATTAGGAATCAATATGAAGATTTTTATGTTGAAGAAATCCCTGAAGTGACTCCAACTGGTGAAGGACCTAATATTTGGATTTGGATTGAGAAAGTAGGTAGAACTACTTTAGATGTTGTTTTAGATATTGCAAGAGATTTGCACATTAGTAGAAAAAGAATGGGCTTTGCAGGAATGAAAGATAAAAAAGCCCGTACTCGTCAATGGATTTGTATATCTAATATGGAATCTGAAGAACAGTTTAGGCAAGTTAAGGATTTGGAAGGAACTATTTATAAAACTGATTTTTTAAAAGTTGTTCGTGGACGTAAAAAACTTAGAATGGGACAGCTAAAGGGAAATAAATTCAGAATTCTTATCCGGGATATTGATGATATTGAAAAAAGTGCTGAAGTAGCTAATAATATTTTAAAGGAACTGGAAGTTACTGGTGTTCCTAATTACTTTGGATGGCAAAGATTTGGTAAACCAAGAACAAACACTCACCTGGTAGGTGAAGCTTTAGTTCAAAATGATTTAAAAGAAGCCGTTAGAAGATACATTGGAAATCCTACAGGTGAAGAACATGAAGAAAATCAGAAGGCAAGACAGGCTTATGATGATGGAAATTTAGAAGAATCTTTGGAATTTATGAGTAAAGGAATGCGTTATGAAAAAATGATGGTTCGTGAACTTATTAAAGATGCTAAAAAAGGACCATTAGATGATAAAGCTTATAAAAATGCATTATATGCACTTCCAAAACCTCTTCAGAGAATGTTTGTTCATGCATATCAGTCTTATTTATTTAATGATGCCGTTAGCAGAAGGGTAGCTATGGGAATTAACAGATATGTTGAAGGAGATATTATTATTGACAATGAAGAGAGAATTGTTCGTGATAAAACTCCTGAAGAATATCAGAAATTAATAGATAATTTTGAAGCTAATCCTACTTCTCCATTATATGGAACTAAAGTACCTTTTGCCGATGGTGAAGTTGGTGAAATGGAAAAATCAGTTTTAAATAGCTATAATTTAACTAAAGAAGATTTTGAAGTTCCTAAAATGCCTCGTTTAGGAAGTCATGGTTTAAGAAGGTCTATGAGAATTCAAGTTTGGGATGCTTCAGCTATTCCAACAGATGAAGGGGTTTTAACTGAATTTTCAATAAATAAAGGTTCTTATGCTACGGCTGTTTTAAGGGAAGTCATGAAAAAAGATGTTGTCTAG